DNA sequence from the Syntrophales bacterium genome:
AGATCTGGTGGGACGCCTCGCCGCTGACCTATGAGAACTGGCGGCGCAAGCTCCTTGCTGAAACCCCTGCGGCGGATAAAGCGACGCTGGAGCGTCAGTTGACCAGACTGTTCAATCCCGCTCATCCGGAAGACTCGCTCGTTCGCGGCGTTACCACCAATCCGGCGATTTCCCTGCAGGCGATCAGCGAAGATCCGGGGTACTGGAAAGAGGTTGCCTTTGGGATGATCGCAAAAAAACCGGGAATAGACAAGGAATCCCTCTTCTGGCTGCTCTACAAGGAGGTTGTCAAACGGGGCTCCGACATGCTTTTGCCCCTTTTTGAAAAATCCGGTTACCGCGAAGGCTACCTTTCCGGACAGGTCGATCCGCGCAAGTCTTTTGACAAGGCGGCGATGATCTCCCAGGCAAAGGAGATTGCCGCCATCAACCCCAATGTCATGGTCAAAATTCCCGGTACGAAGGAAGGGTACGAGGTTCTGGAATTACTCACTTCCTGGGGTATTTCGACAAACAATACGCTGGCTTTTATCATGTCGCAGTTGATGGACGGCGCGAAAGCCGTGCAAAGGGGACTGGAAACCGCCCGGAAGAACAACGTCGATCTGACGAAGTGGCGCTCCGTGATCACCATGATGGAGGCGCGTTTCGGTGATCTGGGCGGATTGCGGGATTTCGCCCGCGCCGAGGGGATCGAGCTTTCCGAGGCCGAGGTCAGGCTTGCCGAAATGGCGATTCTCAAGAAGGCCTACCGCCTCTTTCACGAGGGAAACTATCCCAGCAAGCTTCTTTCCTGCTCGCTCCGGCTGGGGCCGACGGTTGACGGCAAGGCGCGCATCTGGCATCTCGAGGAAAAGGCCGGCGGCGGCATCGTCCTTACCTGTCCTCCGTCATTTATTGCCGATGTGATAAAGTTTGCCGATCAGGATGACATTGTTTTCGAAAAGGGCCGCATCGAAAAGGACATCCCGCAGGATGTGATGGAAAAGCTGCTCAAGGTTCCCTACTTTGCACGGGGATACGCGGAAGACGGCTACACTCGCGACGAGTACAAGGACCATCCCTCCCTCGTGAAGACCGCCGGACAGTTCAACAAGGCCACCGACGACATGGTGGAATTCTCCCGCAAATGCCTCGAGGAGTTTGCAAAGCGGTCGTAATTAGGCCAAAAATGTAATGGGGGTCAGAGTGACATTAGGCAATCTTACTCTGGCCCCTTCTTTCGCTGCTGTCCCTTGTCAATATCTTCCCAACATCATTCAAGATATTATTCCGAGCCAATTGCAAAACTCCCAACGCTGTCATTCCCGCGACGCTTCTGGGCGGGAAAACGAAGTTTAATGTTCATAATCCAGTTTTTAACTATTTGAAATCATGGATGCCCGACAAAAGCATTCGGGCATGACACGGAGTTTTGCAATTACCTCTTCCGTCATTATTTACTTTTTTACCAGCGTCCCCTTAATCGGTTAATCGAGTGATGCGCAGACCGTCAAATCTCGTAGAGCGCTTCATATAGGAATCGATATAACTGCATGACGGCACAACTTTGACATTCAGAGATTGTGCATGCGTTAAGGCAGTCTCCGCCAGCGCAGCGGCGACGCCCTGGCCTCGCATTGCGTCCGGCACAAAGGTGTGAGTAAACGTCCAAACGTTACCTGCCACCTGGTAGTCACAGACTGCCAGAGCGTCGCCACTGCTGTACTCAAACCTGCACTCCGCTTCGTTGTGAATAATATTCATAAAGTAAAGCCTCCTTCCACGAACAAATCTAATTATTCTCCGATTATCTTGACCAGAACCATTTTCCGCCTCCTGCCGTCAAACTCGCCATAGAAAATCTTTTCCCATGGGCCGAAGTCCAGCTTGCCCCCGGTGATGGCGATAACCACTTCCCGTCCCATCACCTGTCTTTTCAAATGAGCGTCCCCGTTGTCTTCTCCTGTCCGATTGTGCCGATATTGGGAAACAGGTTCATGCGGGGCGAGCTTTTCAAGCCAATCCTCATAGTCTTGATGCAGGCCGGATTCGTCGTCGTTTATGAAGACCGAGGCTGTGATATGCATGGCGTTCACAAGAATTAAACCATCCGTTACGCCGCTTGCCTCTATGCACTGTTCCACCTGTTCCGTAATGTTGACAAACCCTCTGCGGGCAGGGA
Encoded proteins:
- a CDS encoding N-acetyltransferase; amino-acid sequence: MNIIHNEAECRFEYSSGDALAVCDYQVAGNVWTFTHTFVPDAMRGQGVAAALAETALTHAQSLNVKVVPSCSYIDSYMKRSTRFDGLRITRLTD
- a CDS encoding secondary thiamine-phosphate synthase enzyme YjbQ: MKSYRKELWFNIPARRGFVNITEQVEQCIEASGVTDGLILVNAMHITASVFINDDESGLHQDYEDWLEKLAPHEPVSQYRHNRTGEDNGDAHLKRQVMGREVVIAITGGKLDFGPWEKIFYGEFDGRRRKMVLVKIIGE